The Priestia megaterium NBRC 15308 = ATCC 14581 region CTGGAGTAGCTGTAAGCGGTGATCGAATGAGAGCTAATCTGGCCACGGAATCAAAAACAGACAAGAAGTGGAGAATTACAAATTCTATAAACCTTATGTTAGCTGCTGCTCCAGTTCTCGGGGTATTTCTTCTCATTCATTATTTTATATAGTTTGGTTTCCAAACAACAAGCTTAGGTGAAAAATATCTCGGGATAGAACGCTTTTTATGTGAATTTAAAATCAAATGAGCCAAATTAAGGTCGCCAATGCAACAAAATTATAGAGCATCCATGGCTGTATATATAATAAGGGATAAGATTAAAATTCGATAATTATCTTAAATTTAGGTTAGAGCTTAGTACAAGTTATGTTTATTCTACATATTATGTAAATGTAAGCAGCTTACACTCACAAGTTGATAAGAATATTTTCTTAACCATGTTCTCACTTAAAGAACATGGCTTTTTTTCTGTTTGTCATATAAATTAGAAAGCCGAACTTTGTAAAATTTTTGTATAAATAATTAGAAAATATTATATTTTCTAATAAATCAATAGTACAATATATAAATGGAAGGGAGGATTAACACTACATATGTAATAGACAGCCGCCGCTTTTAAAACCGCTTATTTTATTATCTATAGATGATATTGAAATCAATTACCCAACCTTTTTTAAGCGCTCTCATTATATAAGTAATTGGTTGAA contains the following coding sequences:
- a CDS encoding DUF5316 domain-containing protein; the protein is MRANLATESKTDKKWRITNSINLMLAAAPVLGVFLLIHYFI